From one Musa acuminata AAA Group cultivar baxijiao chromosome BXJ2-6, Cavendish_Baxijiao_AAA, whole genome shotgun sequence genomic stretch:
- the LOC103988122 gene encoding putative clathrin assembly protein At1g33340: MKVKSKLLAALSSLVDHAIAPRAAMADRSILTEIEAAIARCTDKHDVPVNEECVHEILFRVSNAPGSITFLSRRISSRLDATRDSTVALKTLVLLHRLLRGGDRYFEQDLQNMWSCGELRVDLSWCSADKGHLHSFLLSYSLFLEERLGWIINQAGLLEPIRPPQSAFRSHKEEAAEWLLYRLSKSQILLDRIMDCLPSNPSFSSQVMHSAFNIILRESFRVYDGFSDGMEIVVSSYPELDKSPKSLALDVLNKALTQTPSLHDFYENCKRSFCWKSLDYPHVRIITAAQVSSIEQKLPAGSHCPPSTSSGDKEATETSKQHQQDAAVKEAEFGLHDARNILFSQKFETTISTVWVEFDEEDSQNSSFSLGGVDDCLTGASDDVLTEVDGSWQGREATR; the protein is encoded by the coding sequence ATGAAGGTGAAGAGCAAGCTCTTGGCTGCTCTAAGCTCACTTGTGGACCATGCTATTGCTCCGAGAGCGGCGATGGCCGATCGAAGCATCCTCACCGAGATAGAGGCCGCCATAGCACGGTGCACCGACAAGCACGACGTGCCCGTTAACGAGGAGTGTGTGCATGAGATCCTCTTCCGGGTCTCCAACGCTCCTGGTTCCATCACCTTCCTCTCCAGGAGGATCTCCTCCCGGCTCGACGCCACGCGGGACTCGACGGTGGCTTTGAAGACCCTCGTGCTCCTCCACCGTCTCCTGCGTGGCGGCGACCGGTACTTCGAGCAGGACCTGCAAAACATGTGGTCGTGCGGAGAGCTCAGGGTGGATCTCTCGTGGTGCTCAGCTGATAAAGGTCATCTGCACTCCTTCCTCCTCAGCTATTCGCTGTTTCTCGAGGAAAGGTTGGGTTGGATCATCAACCAGGCCGGTCTGCTGGAGCCGATCAGGCCGCCGCAGTCGGCGTTTCGATCGCATAAAGAAGAGGCAGCCGAATGGCTCTTGTACAGATTGTCCAAGAGCCAAATCCTTCTCGATCGGATAATGGATTGCCTGCCTAGTAATCCATCGTTCTCAAGCCAAGTGATGCACTCAGCATTCAACATTATCTTGAGAGAAAGCTTTCGAGTGTACGACGGCTTCTCCGACGGCATGGAGATCGTGGTGAGCTCCTACCCTGAGCTCGACAAGTCCCCCAAAAGCTTAGCTCTTGACGTCCTCAACAAGGCGTTGACGCAGACGCCCAGTCTTCATGATTTCTACGAGAATTGCAAGAGAAGCTTTTGCTGGAAGAGCTTGGACTACCCACATGTTCGAATCATCACAGCCGCACAAGTTTCGTCGATCGAACAGAAGCTGCCCGCTGGCTCCCATTGTCCACCTTCAACAAGTTCCGGTGATAAAGAGGCCACGGAAACGTCCAAACAACATCAGCAGGATGCAGCAGTCAAAGAAGCCGAGTTCGGATTACATGACGCGAGAAACATTCTGTTCTCTCAGAAGTTTGAGACGACGATAAGCACAGTGTGGGTCGAGTTCGACGAAGAAGACTCACAAAATTCCAGCTTCTCTCTGGGGGGTGTGGATGATTGCTTGACAGGTGCTTCCGATGATGTGCTGACTGAAGTTGATGGTTCATGGCAAGGCAGGGAAGCCACGCGATAG
- the LOC135615045 gene encoding uncharacterized protein At5g39865-like, translating into MGCISSKLLAVAEVGEELLFSGDAGPDGDCPNHFVSLTSTTYGALSLDRGDEKANNPKAPAEKEVEPDAASASECGQPSPPHVNKKSAAAEEERPSEVIDARELMGDLADETPSRSPPQKKRPHKPSPALRRSPAVRAAMSPVMPRNWFAGKENTPLRLEPKRSDLDAYRASKPFRSLDNTPWTNLVSAISKKGTPNSARSNNSNRDFSNSKSRRSLSPLFDPELLARFEREHCEEGEQIKRMVHVKICDSVILLQSFEEKCPPGGEDTVVLYTTTLRGIRKTFEDCNRVRSLIESYGGHIVERDISMDSGYREELRLLMGWKEVKVPIVFVKGRYVGGAEEIVRLEEEDELGLLLEGLPRATKWCEGCGGLRFVMCMDCNGSCKVLDSEKKKVKCKGCNENGLIHCPICC; encoded by the coding sequence ATGGGTTGCATCTCTTCCAAACTGCTCGCCGTCGCCGAAGTCGGCGAGGAGCTTCTCTTCTCTGGCGACGCAGGCCCCGACGGCGACTGCCCGAACCATTTTGTCTCCCTCACCTCTACCACCTACGGCGCCCTCAGCCTCGATCGCGGCGACGAGAAAGCCAATAATCCCAAGGCGCCAGCAGAGAAGGAAGTCGAACCGGATGCAGCCTCGGCGTCGGAGTGCGGCCAGCCGTCCCCTCCCCATGTCAACAAGAAGAGCGCCGCGGCGGAGGAAGAGCGCCCCTCGGAGGTCATCGACGCGCGGGAGCTCATGGGGGACCTGGCCGACGAGACTCCTAGCCGGTCGCCACCGCAGAAGAAGAGGCCACACAAACCCTCGCCTGCATTGCGCCGGTCGCCCGCGGTCAGGGCCGCGATGTCGCCCGTGATGCCAAGGAATTGGTTCGCCGGGAAGGAGAACACCCCGCTGCGGCTAGAGCCCAAAAGGTCGGATCTTGACGCCTACCGTGCCTCGAAGCCGTTCCGTTCCTTGGACAACACGCCGTGGACCAACCTCGTTTCGGCAATCTCGAAGAAGGGCACCCCCAACAGCGCACGGAGCAACAACTCCAATAGAGATTTCAGTAACTCGAAGTCGAGGCGGAGCCTGAGCCCCTTGTTCGATCCGGAGCTCCTCGCTCGTTTCGAGCGGGAGCACTGCGAGGAAGGGGAGCAGATCAAGAGGATGGTGCACGTCAAGATCTGCGATTCTGTTATCCTGCTTCAATCCTTCGAGGAGAAGTGTCCCCCAGGAGGTGAGGACACCGTGGTCCTCTACACCACCACGCTCAGAGGGATCAGGAAGACCTTTGAGGATTGCAACAGAGTCAGGTCCTTGATCGAGTCCTACGGCGGCCACATCGTGGAGagggacatctccatggactccgGGTACAGGGAGGAACTACGGCTGCTGATGGGGTGGAAGGAGGTGAAGGTCCCGATCGTCTTCGTCAAGGGCAGGTATGTCGGTGGTGCCGAGGAGATCGTGAGattggaagaagaagatgagttgGGGCTTTTGCTGGAGGGGCTTCCGAGGGCGACAAAGTGGTGCGAGGGCTGCGGCGGGTTGCGATTTGTGATGTGCATGGACTGCAATGGCAGCTGCAAGGTGTTGGATTCCGAGAAGAAGAAGGTGAAGTGTAAAGGGTGCAATGAGAACGGCTTGATCCATTGCCCCATATGTTGCTGA